Proteins from one Chlorogloeopsis sp. ULAP01 genomic window:
- a CDS encoding carotenoid oxygenase family protein, whose translation MQTFKVQENASNFPEKSYNPSEWQGGYQSLKQEFDYWIDDIEGQIPPELNGTLFRNGPGLLDINGQPIHHPFDGDGMISRITFLNGRAHFRNRFVRTAGYLAEQKARKILYRGVFGTQKPGGWLANAFDFNLKNIANTNIIYWGDKLLALWEAAEPHRLDPYTLETLGKEYFNNVLSEGEAFGAHPRFDPSCKLDNGAPCLVNFSIKPGLSTTITIFELDTTGKVVRKHAHSVPGFAFIHDFAITPNYCIFFQNPVTFNPISFVFGMSGAGECIKFQHHQPTRIIIIPRQPKQKKVQILETQSGFVFHHANAFEQGNEIIIDSICYESLPEVEPKSDFRKVDFDALKPGQLWRFNLNLENQTVQQKLIESRCCEFPSLHPQKVGHSHRYLYIGAAHAPSGNAPLQAFLKIDLESGERQLWSAAPQGFASEPVFVPRTPDIPYSEGGEDDGWVLALVYDAAHHRSDVVILDARDFNQGPIARLHLKHHIPYGLHGNFTSKVFLPTK comes from the coding sequence ATGCAGACGTTTAAAGTTCAAGAAAACGCCTCAAATTTTCCTGAAAAATCTTACAATCCTAGTGAATGGCAGGGAGGATATCAGTCTCTTAAACAAGAATTTGATTATTGGATAGATGATATAGAAGGGCAAATTCCGCCTGAACTTAACGGTACACTGTTCAGAAATGGCCCTGGTTTACTAGATATTAATGGGCAGCCAATTCATCACCCATTTGATGGCGATGGGATGATTAGCCGCATCACATTTTTAAACGGTCGTGCTCACTTCCGCAACCGCTTTGTTCGTACAGCAGGATATTTAGCAGAACAAAAAGCTAGAAAAATTCTTTATCGTGGTGTATTTGGAACGCAAAAACCGGGTGGTTGGTTAGCTAATGCCTTTGACTTCAACCTCAAAAACATTGCCAACACCAACATTATTTACTGGGGAGATAAACTACTAGCTCTTTGGGAAGCTGCTGAACCCCATCGACTTGATCCTTACACACTTGAGACTTTAGGCAAAGAATACTTCAACAATGTTTTGTCAGAGGGTGAGGCTTTTGGTGCTCATCCGCGCTTCGATCCTAGTTGTAAATTAGATAATGGTGCTCCTTGCTTAGTTAACTTTTCCATCAAGCCAGGACTCTCTACCACAATCACCATTTTTGAACTAGACACAACTGGCAAAGTTGTCAGAAAGCACGCCCATAGTGTTCCAGGTTTTGCCTTTATCCACGATTTTGCGATTACTCCAAATTACTGCATATTCTTCCAAAATCCTGTCACTTTTAATCCTATTTCTTTTGTCTTCGGAATGAGTGGTGCAGGTGAGTGCATCAAGTTTCAACATCATCAACCAACTCGAATTATTATTATCCCCCGGCAACCTAAACAAAAAAAGGTGCAAATCCTTGAAACTCAATCAGGTTTCGTCTTCCATCATGCCAATGCATTTGAGCAAGGTAACGAAATTATTATTGACTCTATTTGTTATGAATCATTACCAGAAGTAGAACCGAAAAGTGATTTTCGCAAAGTTGATTTTGATGCCCTCAAACCAGGACAACTGTGGCGATTTAATCTGAATTTAGAGAATCAAACAGTACAGCAAAAGTTAATAGAAAGCCGTTGTTGTGAATTTCCCAGTTTGCATCCTCAAAAAGTTGGACACTCACATCGTTATTTATATATAGGTGCGGCTCATGCTCCTAGTGGTAACGCTCCCTTACAAGCATTTTTGAAAATAGATTTAGAATCGGGAGAACGTCAACTTTGGAGTGCTGCACCCCAAGGCTTTGCCAGCGAACCTGTGTTTGTACCTCGTACTCCTGACATCCCCTATTCTGAAGGAGGTGAAGATGATGGCTGGGTTTTGGCTCTGGTTTATGATGCTGCTCACCATCGTTCCGATGTAGTGATTTTAGATGCGCGTGATTTTAATCAAGGGCCAATAGCTAGGCTACATCTTAAGCATCACATCCCCTATGGGCTGCATGGTAACTTTACTTCTAAGGTATTTTTACCAACAAAATAG
- a CDS encoding aminoglycoside phosphotransferase family protein: protein MNTIEHLKTQGKDDIITIAERFTLQGKVTNVQAFGSGNINDTFLVTLDASKQKHFVLQRINTQVFRQPQLIMQNMRIYTEHVYKRLQCTPLSRRWEVPRVLLTKDAQDHWKDTRGSFWRAISFIEGSQSFDTMSDRSYAKEIGYALGMFHNLISDLPPEKLADTLEGFHITPLYLQHYENVLAKTNPRQSPEVNYCLQFVSDRQVWAHTLENAKAQGKLPLRLMHGDPKINNVMFDTATRQAVSVIDLDTVKPGLVHYDIGDCLRSGCNPAGEETEQWESISFDTELCKEILQGYLSVAKAFLTENDYLYMYDAIRLIAFELGLRFFADYLAGNVYFKVKHPEHNLARALVQFKLSESIESQETAIRKIIQDLK from the coding sequence ATGAACACGATAGAACATCTCAAAACACAAGGTAAAGACGATATTATTACTATTGCTGAACGATTCACACTTCAAGGTAAGGTTACAAACGTTCAAGCTTTTGGAAGTGGCAATATCAATGACACTTTCCTAGTAACTCTGGATGCTTCCAAACAAAAGCATTTTGTCCTGCAACGCATCAATACGCAGGTATTTCGTCAGCCTCAGCTGATTATGCAGAATATGCGCATCTACACTGAGCATGTTTACAAGCGGCTACAATGCACCCCTCTCAGCCGTCGTTGGGAAGTGCCGCGCGTGTTATTAACCAAGGATGCTCAAGATCACTGGAAGGATACTAGAGGATCTTTCTGGCGGGCAATCAGCTTTATTGAAGGCTCCCAGTCTTTCGATACAATGAGCGATCGCTCATACGCCAAAGAAATCGGCTATGCCTTGGGTATGTTCCACAATTTAATCAGCGACTTGCCTCCAGAGAAACTCGCTGACACCCTCGAAGGCTTCCACATTACACCGCTTTACCTCCAGCATTACGAGAATGTTCTGGCGAAAACTAATCCCAGGCAATCTCCGGAAGTAAATTATTGCTTGCAGTTTGTTAGCGATCGCCAAGTCTGGGCGCATACCCTTGAAAATGCCAAAGCTCAAGGTAAACTGCCGCTACGTCTGATGCACGGCGATCCAAAAATTAACAATGTCATGTTTGATACTGCTACTAGGCAAGCTGTTAGTGTTATAGACCTCGACACCGTTAAGCCAGGATTAGTACATTACGATATTGGTGACTGTCTGCGATCAGGCTGTAATCCAGCCGGAGAAGAAACTGAGCAGTGGGAGAGCATTTCTTTTGATACAGAATTGTGTAAGGAAATTCTCCAGGGTTATCTCTCGGTAGCAAAGGCCTTTCTTACCGAGAACGACTATTTATATATGTACGATGCAATTCGTCTCATCGCCTTTGAATTAGGGCTAAGATTTTTTGCTGACTATTTAGCAGGAAATGTCTACTTTAAAGTCAAGCACCCAGAACACAACCTGGCGAGGGCGCTTGTCCAATTTAAGTTGAGTGAGAGTATCGAATCCCAAGAAACAGCGATTCGCAAAATTATCCAAGATTTGAAATGA
- a CDS encoding cytochrome P450, with protein sequence MTNLSTQPTLPLPPGRLGLPVIGESIGYLRDPAGFIAKRQQQYGNIFKTHLFGSPTIVLIGADAVRFLFSNDGQKLEMTNTPNFEILLGTKSIGVQTGAAHQILRRQLFQAFQPRALENYAITMEAVTQRYLQKWEQMGTLTWYEELKKYTLDIACRLFVGVSTAADESLEKVYEAWSEGLLTIPVRFPGSKFDRAVRAREELLARCDRFIEQRQQHPLDEQDVLSILLVAKDETGNALSRAAIKDNILGMLITGHETLTSALTSLCLLLAQHPQVLEAVRTEQAQLGFPTSLTQETLKQMTYLEQVLKEVLRIAPPVVRSGSRKVLEACEFGGYSIPKGWDVYYQIPETHQDSQVYTHPEQFDPERFSSERFSKGDATRTQDKQKLFSHIPFGGGIRECLGKEFARLEMKLFTALLVRDYEWELVPGQNLERVVLPFSRPRDGLKVKFSRR encoded by the coding sequence ATGACTAATCTTTCAACTCAGCCAACTCTTCCCCTACCGCCTGGGCGATTGGGTTTACCTGTGATCGGGGAATCGATTGGCTATCTGCGCGATCCAGCAGGCTTTATTGCCAAACGACAACAGCAGTATGGCAACATCTTTAAAACCCATCTTTTTGGCAGCCCAACCATCGTTTTGATCGGGGCAGATGCGGTGCGGTTTCTCTTCTCCAATGACGGGCAAAAATTGGAGATGACAAATACGCCGAATTTTGAGATTCTACTCGGTACAAAATCAATAGGCGTGCAGACAGGAGCGGCTCACCAAATATTGCGCCGTCAATTATTTCAGGCTTTTCAGCCGAGAGCCTTAGAAAATTATGCCATCACAATGGAAGCAGTGACTCAGCGTTACTTGCAAAAGTGGGAACAAATGGGGACGCTGACTTGGTATGAAGAGTTAAAAAAATACACCCTCGATATTGCTTGTCGTTTGTTTGTGGGTGTGAGTACTGCTGCGGACGAATCGTTAGAAAAAGTTTATGAAGCTTGGAGCGAGGGGCTGTTGACAATTCCAGTTCGGTTTCCGGGTAGCAAGTTTGATCGGGCAGTGCGAGCGCGGGAAGAACTGCTTGCCCGATGCGATCGCTTTATCGAACAACGTCAACAGCATCCTTTAGACGAGCAAGATGTTTTGAGTATTTTGTTAGTTGCCAAAGACGAAACCGGAAATGCACTCAGCCGAGCAGCCATCAAAGATAATATTCTGGGAATGTTAATCACCGGACATGAAACCCTAACGTCGGCATTAACTTCTTTGTGTTTGCTACTGGCTCAACATCCCCAGGTACTCGAAGCTGTGCGTACAGAGCAAGCACAACTAGGATTTCCAACTTCATTGACTCAAGAAACCTTGAAGCAAATGACTTACCTAGAGCAAGTGCTAAAAGAGGTGCTAAGAATTGCACCGCCTGTGGTTCGGAGCGGATCGCGGAAAGTGCTGGAGGCTTGTGAGTTTGGTGGGTATTCGATTCCAAAGGGTTGGGATGTGTATTATCAAATTCCGGAAACGCATCAAGATAGTCAGGTTTACACACACCCAGAGCAATTTGATCCGGAGCGGTTTTCATCAGAGCGATTCTCCAAAGGAGACGCTACGCGAACGCAAGATAAGCAAAAACTCTTCAGTCATATTCCATTTGGTGGTGGCATCCGAGAATGTTTGGGTAAAGAATTTGCCAGATTAGAAATGAAACTGTTTACTGCTTTATTGGTTCGTGATTATGAATGGGAGTTAGTACCTGGACAAAATTTAGAGCGAGTTGTATTGCCTTTTTCTCGTCCTCGTGATGGGCTGAAGGTAAAGTTCAGCCGACGCTAA
- a CDS encoding four-carbon acid sugar kinase family protein, whose product MSAKPKVIVLDDDPTGSQTVHSCLLLMRWDVDTLRMGLQDESPIFFVLTNTRALHPESAASVTREVCHNLKTALTAEKIQDFLIVSRSDSTLRGHYPIETDVIAQELGPFDAHFLVPAFLEGGRITRDSLHYLIIDGVPTPVHETEFARDSVFSYHYSYLPQYVEEKTQGQIKADSVERFLLADIRAGTTERLMQLHNNQCCVVDGETQADLNRFAQDVLSAASQGKRFLFRSAASILTALAGLSPQPIAPENMAEYVRGGKPGAVVVGSHVKKTTQQLETLLQAEGTEGIEIDVADLLNQSDRSATLLTDVLKSIHTAHNTGKTPVIYTSRQELTFEDVKTRLQFGAKVSGFLMDIVRSLPSDIGFLISKGGITSNDVLSSGLNLTSARLLGQILPGCSMVRTPENHPQFPNLPVVLFPGNVGDASALETIYQRLSIKTG is encoded by the coding sequence ATGAGCGCTAAACCAAAAGTAATTGTTTTGGATGACGATCCTACGGGTTCTCAAACAGTCCACAGCTGTTTGCTACTAATGCGCTGGGATGTGGATACTTTACGCATGGGGTTGCAGGATGAATCACCGATTTTTTTTGTACTGACGAATACTAGGGCGCTACATCCAGAATCGGCTGCATCTGTAACCAGGGAAGTTTGTCATAACCTGAAGACTGCTTTAACTGCCGAAAAAATTCAGGATTTTCTGATCGTCAGTCGTTCTGATTCAACTTTGCGTGGACATTATCCAATTGAAACCGATGTCATCGCCCAAGAACTAGGCCCCTTTGATGCTCATTTTCTCGTTCCGGCTTTTTTGGAAGGGGGACGAATTACTCGTGACAGCCTACATTATCTCATCATTGATGGTGTACCTACCCCAGTTCATGAAACTGAGTTTGCCCGCGATTCGGTATTTAGCTATCACTACAGCTACTTGCCTCAGTATGTAGAAGAAAAAACCCAAGGACAAATCAAGGCTGATTCTGTAGAAAGGTTTTTACTAGCAGATATTCGTGCTGGTACTACAGAACGCTTGATGCAACTCCATAACAACCAATGCTGCGTTGTTGATGGAGAAACTCAAGCAGATCTTAATCGCTTTGCCCAAGATGTGCTGTCAGCCGCAAGTCAGGGGAAACGCTTTTTGTTTCGCAGTGCTGCCAGTATCTTAACTGCTTTGGCTGGGCTATCTCCCCAACCTATTGCCCCAGAAAATATGGCAGAGTATGTACGTGGTGGCAAACCAGGTGCAGTTGTTGTTGGTTCCCATGTCAAAAAAACAACTCAGCAGCTAGAAACACTGTTGCAAGCAGAAGGAACTGAGGGAATTGAAATTGATGTAGCTGATTTGCTCAATCAGAGCGACCGATCTGCTACACTGCTAACCGATGTTCTTAAAAGTATTCATACGGCACATAACACTGGTAAAACACCGGTGATTTATACTAGCCGTCAAGAACTCACTTTTGAGGATGTCAAAACACGTTTACAGTTTGGAGCGAAAGTTTCTGGCTTCTTGATGGATATTGTCCGGAGTTTGCCATCTGATATAGGATTTTTAATCAGTAAGGGTGGTATCACTTCTAATGATGTCTTAAGTAGTGGTTTGAACTTAACTTCTGCACGATTACTCGGCCAAATTTTACCAGGTTGTTCAATGGTGCGGACTCCAGAAAACCATCCCCAATTTCCTAATTTACCAGTGGTGCTGTTTCCAGGGAACGTTGGTGATGCCAGCGCTTTGGAAACAATTTATCAAAGACTAAGTATAAAGACTGGGTAA
- a CDS encoding transcriptional regulator, with translation MTLIFDKNIYRNLLAEVVPAAIETEEEYDRVLKVVEQLTFKKNRTTEEQALHKLLVILIEAYETQNYPMDQSAPHEILQHIMEASGTRQADLVGIIGSSGVVSEVVNGKRSISKAQAKALGEYFKVSPSLFI, from the coding sequence ATGACCCTTATTTTTGACAAAAATATTTATCGCAATCTATTGGCTGAAGTAGTTCCTGCTGCCATAGAAACAGAAGAAGAGTATGATCGTGTCTTGAAAGTGGTAGAACAGTTAACTTTTAAGAAGAATCGCACAACTGAGGAGCAAGCTTTACATAAGTTACTAGTGATATTAATAGAAGCTTATGAAACACAGAACTATCCGATGGATCAATCTGCGCCTCACGAAATTCTCCAACATATTATGGAAGCTAGTGGAACCCGTCAAGCAGATTTAGTAGGTATTATCGGTTCGAGTGGCGTAGTTTCTGAAGTTGTGAATGGCAAGCGTTCGATTAGTAAGGCACAAGCTAAAGCACTTGGGGAATATTTCAAGGTATCGCCTAGTTTGTTTATTTAG
- a CDS encoding TetR/AcrR family transcriptional regulator: MNQSNKKQGRPRSSQSHQAMLQATLELLAEVGFDAMSIEAIASRAGVGKTTIYRRYSCKEELVTDAIESVREEVVIPNTGSLWGDIDALIENAAQITLSPLGRQTVAMIISSASSNSQFAQIYWTKYLQPRRQAFAIVLERAKARNEVQANLDPGLVFDAMSGIMLYALIFQPTTESWECYVRRALHLFLTENSLADQKS, from the coding sequence ATGAATCAGAGTAACAAAAAGCAGGGAAGACCCCGTAGTTCCCAATCTCATCAAGCGATGTTGCAAGCGACTCTGGAGTTACTTGCGGAAGTTGGATTCGATGCCATGAGTATTGAGGCGATCGCCTCTCGTGCGGGTGTAGGCAAAACAACCATTTACCGACGCTATAGCTGCAAAGAGGAATTGGTTACTGATGCGATCGAAAGTGTTCGAGAGGAGGTTGTCATCCCGAATACAGGCAGCCTTTGGGGTGACATTGATGCATTAATTGAGAACGCGGCTCAAATTACCCTCAGTCCTCTCGGACGACAAACGGTTGCCATGATAATTAGCAGTGCATCCAGCAATTCTCAGTTTGCTCAAATTTACTGGACTAAATATCTCCAACCTCGACGGCAAGCATTTGCAATTGTTTTAGAACGGGCAAAAGCAAGAAATGAAGTTCAGGCAAATCTAGATCCCGGTTTAGTCTTCGACGCCATGAGCGGAATTATGCTTTATGCACTCATCTTTCAACCCACAACCGAGTCATGGGAGTGTTATGTTCGGCGTGCTTTACATCTTTTTCTGACAGAAAACTCGCTAGCCGATCAAAAGTCTTAA
- a CDS encoding DOMON-like domain-containing protein — protein sequence MNEQIFSLQPFPSTESLLNLKIAGNIARNANQLTITYALLGNLEQVRIATPSDTPTRKHELWEDTCFEFFLSVKDSQKYWEFNLSPAGHWNVYRFDGYREGMQEETAFTTLPFSVHSHFDGFALALNLDLDQIVSAEQALDVAITTVIKHQNGEVSYWALTHKGAKADFHLRDSFIIEL from the coding sequence ATGAACGAACAGATATTTTCTCTCCAACCCTTTCCCTCTACAGAGTCACTGCTGAATTTAAAAATTGCAGGTAATATTGCCCGAAATGCGAATCAACTCACCATTACCTACGCATTGCTTGGTAATCTAGAACAAGTAAGAATAGCTACACCATCAGATACACCAACACGAAAGCACGAACTTTGGGAAGACACCTGTTTTGAATTTTTCCTGAGTGTCAAAGATTCTCAAAAGTATTGGGAATTTAATCTCTCTCCTGCCGGACATTGGAATGTCTATCGCTTCGATGGATACCGCGAAGGTATGCAAGAGGAAACAGCTTTCACGACGCTTCCGTTTAGTGTCCACAGTCACTTTGACGGTTTTGCACTAGCACTAAATCTCGATTTGGATCAAATTGTCTCGGCAGAGCAAGCCCTTGATGTTGCAATTACTACTGTCATTAAACATCAAAATGGAGAGGTAAGTTATTGGGCATTGACTCATAAAGGTGCAAAAGCTGATTTTCATCTACGCGACAGTTTCATAATTGAGTTATGA
- a CDS encoding folate/biopterin family MFS transporter has protein sequence MLISSSGLSKVKDSVKEKIFFGNEPTTELIAILTVYFVQGILGLARLAVSFFLKDELGLSPAQVSALFGIVALPWIIKPLFGFISDGLPILGYRRRPYLVLSGVLGATSWISLATIVHTPLAATVAIALGSLSVAVSDVIVDSLVVERARAESQAEAGSLQSLCWGASAFGGLITAYFSGLLLEHFSNRTVFWITASFPLIVSAVAWLIAESPVSKDFNDSHNTNFQSIKHQLGQLRQAVTQKAIWLPTAFLFIWQATPTAESAFFFFTTNELHFEPEFLGRVRLVTSIASLVGIWIFQRFLKTVAFRVIFGWSTVLSAALGMTMLLLVTHTNRALGIDDHWFSLGDSLILTVMGQIAYMPVLVLAARLCPSGVEATLFALLMSVTNLAGLLSYELGAGLMHLLGVTETNFDKLWLLVLVTNLSTLLPLPFLNWLPAANSQTETPKNLPPAVLKDREEPFVPDFMPELMLRELESEIVDK, from the coding sequence ATGCTGATTTCTTCCTCTGGTTTGTCCAAGGTCAAAGACTCGGTAAAGGAGAAGATTTTTTTCGGTAACGAACCAACTACCGAACTGATCGCCATTCTCACTGTTTACTTTGTCCAAGGCATTTTGGGGTTGGCGCGCCTAGCCGTCAGCTTTTTCCTTAAAGATGAACTGGGGCTATCTCCGGCTCAAGTCTCCGCACTATTCGGCATTGTTGCTCTACCTTGGATTATTAAGCCACTGTTTGGTTTTATTTCTGATGGCTTACCCATATTGGGTTATAGACGACGTCCATACTTAGTCTTATCGGGTGTACTGGGGGCTACATCTTGGATTAGTCTTGCAACAATTGTTCACACTCCTTTGGCAGCAACAGTAGCGATCGCTCTTGGTTCCTTGTCTGTCGCTGTCAGTGACGTGATTGTTGACTCATTAGTTGTCGAAAGAGCAAGAGCAGAATCTCAAGCCGAAGCAGGTTCCTTGCAATCTCTATGCTGGGGAGCTTCAGCCTTTGGTGGTTTAATCACTGCTTACTTTAGTGGTTTGCTTTTAGAGCATTTCAGCAATCGCACCGTATTTTGGATTACTGCTTCTTTTCCCCTCATCGTCTCCGCAGTAGCATGGTTGATTGCTGAATCTCCTGTTAGCAAAGATTTTAACGATAGTCATAACACCAACTTTCAAAGTATCAAGCACCAACTTGGGCAACTACGCCAAGCGGTTACTCAAAAAGCCATTTGGCTACCCACAGCATTTCTCTTCATCTGGCAAGCTACACCCACAGCTGAATCAGCTTTTTTCTTCTTTACCACCAACGAGCTGCACTTTGAACCAGAATTTTTAGGACGAGTGCGCCTAGTAACAAGTATTGCTTCTTTAGTAGGTATCTGGATCTTCCAACGTTTTCTCAAAACCGTAGCCTTTCGCGTCATCTTTGGTTGGAGTACTGTTCTTTCAGCAGCCTTAGGCATGACGATGTTGCTACTGGTAACTCATACAAACCGTGCTTTAGGTATCGACGACCACTGGTTTAGTTTAGGCGACAGTCTTATTCTCACCGTAATGGGGCAAATTGCCTATATGCCCGTGCTAGTACTAGCAGCAAGGCTTTGTCCATCGGGAGTAGAAGCAACATTATTTGCTCTATTGATGTCAGTAACTAACTTGGCAGGATTACTTTCCTACGAATTAGGAGCAGGATTAATGCATTTGTTGGGAGTAACCGAAACCAATTTTGATAAACTCTGGCTTTTGGTGCTTGTTACTAACCTCAGCACACTTTTACCACTACCATTTCTCAATTGGCTACCTGCTGCCAACTCTCAAACCGAAACACCAAAAAATTTACCACCAGCAGTATTAAAAGATAGGGAAGAACCTTTTGTACCGGATTTCATGCCAGAGTTGATGTTGCGAGAACTAGAATCAGAAATAGTTGATAAGTAA
- a CDS encoding type II toxin-antitoxin system HigB family toxin, giving the protein MHLISIRNLRADAAQYSDVKKQIDEWYATVKKAEWQSLEDVRRIYRDAEAVGNFTVFNIKGHDYRLIVGIDYENQVVYYKYFLTYAEYDKEK; this is encoded by the coding sequence ATGCATCTAATTTCAATTCGCAATCTTCGTGCTGATGCTGCCCAGTATTCTGATGTTAAAAAGCAAATTGATGAATGGTATGCGACCGTAAAGAAGGCTGAATGGCAGAGCTTAGAGGATGTTCGTAGAATTTACCGAGATGCTGAAGCGGTTGGGAATTTTACCGTTTTCAATATTAAAGGTCATGACTACCGTTTAATTGTCGGTATTGACTATGAAAACCAAGTAGTTTACTACAAATATTTTCTAACATATGCTGAATACGATAAAGAAAAATGA
- a CDS encoding Glu/Leu/Phe/Val dehydrogenase — protein sequence MISTSLQPLETPSPAYICPFDQACSYLDAAARELKLDQGLLEILSRPRKVVTVSIPVKRDNGEIQVLAGHRVQHCDVLGPYKGGIRYHPAVTLREVSALAMLMTWKCALLGIPYGGAKGGIAIDPKSYSVGELERITRRYTSELIDNIGPSVDIPAPDMGTSAREMAWMMDTYSVNVGHAVPGVVTGKPLSIGGSRGREMATGRGTMIIVREALAELGQSLEGTRVAIQGFGNVGNAAALLLHQAGAIVVAVSSSAGGVYSEVGLDIPALKAYAAKNRGSVVGFPQALAISNDELLTIPCDVLIPAALENQISEDNVNQVQAKFVAEAANGPVTLEASQALEARGVTVLPDILTNAGGVVVSYLEWVQGLSYLFWDEERVNREMENLMVQAYKQVIHHSQKRQMSLRLAAYTLGVGRVAQALLDRGLYP from the coding sequence ATGATTTCAACATCCCTACAACCACTGGAGACACCTTCCCCAGCATATATTTGTCCGTTCGATCAAGCTTGTAGTTATTTGGATGCGGCAGCGCGAGAATTAAAGCTCGATCAAGGCTTATTAGAAATTCTCAGTCGTCCGCGCAAAGTAGTCACCGTGTCTATTCCTGTCAAACGGGACAATGGAGAAATCCAAGTTTTAGCAGGACATCGAGTACAGCACTGTGATGTTTTAGGCCCTTACAAAGGTGGTATTCGTTACCATCCAGCAGTGACACTACGGGAAGTATCAGCATTGGCAATGCTGATGACTTGGAAATGTGCGCTCTTGGGCATTCCCTACGGTGGCGCAAAAGGAGGTATTGCTATAGATCCCAAAAGTTACAGTGTAGGCGAACTAGAACGGATTACGCGGCGTTATACGAGTGAATTAATAGACAATATTGGCCCGTCAGTAGACATTCCTGCACCAGATATGGGTACTTCAGCCCGTGAAATGGCGTGGATGATGGATACTTACTCAGTAAATGTTGGTCACGCCGTACCGGGAGTTGTAACAGGCAAACCGCTTTCTATCGGTGGTTCGCGTGGACGGGAAATGGCAACGGGACGCGGCACAATGATTATTGTCCGGGAGGCACTGGCGGAGCTCGGTCAGTCGTTAGAGGGAACGAGAGTAGCCATTCAAGGCTTTGGTAACGTTGGAAATGCAGCAGCTTTATTACTGCACCAAGCAGGAGCCATAGTAGTGGCTGTTTCTAGCAGTGCTGGAGGAGTTTATTCGGAAGTTGGTCTTGATATTCCGGCTTTGAAAGCTTATGCTGCCAAGAATCGAGGGAGTGTGGTTGGTTTCCCACAAGCATTAGCAATTAGCAATGATGAGTTATTAACTATACCCTGTGATGTTTTGATTCCTGCTGCTTTGGAAAATCAAATCTCAGAAGACAATGTGAATCAGGTACAAGCGAAATTTGTAGCAGAGGCAGCGAATGGCCCGGTGACTTTGGAAGCGAGCCAAGCCTTAGAGGCACGGGGTGTAACGGTACTGCCGGATATATTAACGAATGCTGGCGGGGTAGTGGTGAGTTATCTGGAGTGGGTACAGGGGCTTTCCTACCTATTTTGGGATGAGGAGCGAGTGAACCGGGAAATGGAAAACTTGATGGTGCAAGCATATAAGCAAGTGATCCACCATTCTCAGAAACGGCAGATGAGTCTGAGATTAGCAGCCTATACTTTAGGGGTAGGACGTGTTGCTCAGGCGTTGCTAGATAGAGGTTTGTATCCTTGA